AGAAAGGAATAATCCCCATTCACTTCTTTACAATTCACACTGCTCCCTCACCACCATTGCATCCTGGTCCGCCTCCTTACCATATATGAACGCACAAACAAACACAAATTCATAAAAAGATGTTCCCAGAACATCAATTTCCCTATTGACTGATACTGAGATGTAATACTTAGAATATAAAACAAGGAAACAGCCAAAAAACACCCTCAATCCAAATCCAAACAACCCTAAAGCAAGGGAACAACCAAAAGCACTAGAACCGGAAAACGAACAACTAGAACACAAAAGCTCCTTTTTGAACAAACCACAGGCCAACCTCCAAAATACCCAAACCAGGAACCAAATAGCAGTACAGAAATCCATTATAGGTTTTGACATATCGGACGAATCTGAAAACCACTTCGACTCTGACAATTTTATTCCCATTACATCGGAGGACAAAGAAAGAATCTATAATAACTGGGAAAACACCTTAATACTCAAGATCTTTGGCAGCAgagtgataagtagggattttaacctattatttactctcttttacttgtgttttaggccaaaaatgcttgaaggtatttttgaaaactaataaaatatgcttgcttgcaggaattgttcaaaatgagccaaaggaatcaaaatcaactcacaaagaaatcaaaagttgaacaaaaaccaaggctgggcaaagaggtctgaagtgcggaccgcacaaatattgtgcggccgcgaaagccaTGATGCTGCCTCCATCATAATAATGCGGTCCGCAAGAGGGAGATTCAGAGAGTGTGATTTTGGGCTAAATAATGAGCACGGACCTcaccagaaatgtgcggccgcgaaagtcctTGTGCCGACGCAATTGAAATTACGCGGACCGCGATGTCTAAGATTCAGAGAGCTGACtacttgagcaaaagagagaaTTCTGGTGCGGCCGCGatcgaaattatgcggtccacaagatgaagaatcagagagttgatttcaagctaaactcaagcaagtgcggaccacatcacttttatgcggccgcataatctggagcgcgaccgcacttagaattatgcggtcTGCGAAAGTTCAGCTCAATCCAAATCCAAAAGAGAAGAACACAGATCgtatcagaattatgcggccgcgaaagcaagagtgcggccgcactcagaattacgcggccgcacaacctccgcatgggaatttttgttagatattttcagcttagtataaataaaactttttgtcatttttaggttatgtgATGTTTTGTATGAGCACCTAAGACGACTGACTTTTCTGTTTTCAAAaattttgtactagattcacttcttaacattagattttcattccataaattaatattaaggattttatcttcatttcatctttaatttctgttatttccatgagtagctaaacccatagctagggttgtgacctaaccctagtgtgagtatttaatgggtatttgattttagggcttgaatgtaaatgggttagtgatatttagcctagttcttgctaaaactcaagaattagtggttgcaaacattgattcatgcctttatgacttagtctctacttgagaaaaatggactaagtctaggacaactaggctaacaaggaattggggtaaactcaagaaattgatagccccaattaaagggttaaatctagagatagtaatacccagcTTGAGTTAATATtacttgatttgcatgaatacccatttggacttgagaaagccaaattgggcaaaatcactcaaactatcgagagatatagagtgagtaccccGGGTGTGATAATtatattacaatcccaactaatcaagcttgacctagattttgctacccgttagatagCCACCaaggtagaagtcactaccctagtctctttaaacatttgaaaaacaacaacaaaaatattgtccttagtgtcaattattgcaatctttagagtaaagttagaagtagaaatcaaacccaaacttgtgaaagtgtaattagattcaaaacccgcatctagcttagatataaacctaattccaaacatTAACTCCCCGTGGATTCTATCCCGACCTAGTTGGcttaaaactgcatcgaccaccctcgctactcaatagtagtgtatGCTTAGacccgatcaatttttggcgccgttgctggggagTTAAATGGATTTATctatatatctaggtatttgtgtgttttgtctttctttccttccgagtcactaattttgtttgtgaattgcATTTAGGTACAAAATGGCCCTTAACAACGAGCCCCTCGGAAATTTACCATtgagggaggaggtagatgatgatcaagtggatgagtttcatcccgagcctcaagtaaacaggtgaggccgaccgcctcaagataATGTCCCAAAACCCTctcccacctccaccaagagcaacGCACTGGGTGTTGCCGAATAagggctatgcaagtgcaatagtcccgccccgaattagggcgggcaacttccaaattaccaacgtgatgcttacactacttgagcaatggggtttcttcaccggagctccacatcAAAATGCCTACAAGTATCTCAAGGGTTTCGTCGATACTGCGGTTAAGGCTGTTTCCTTTTTCTCTACGGAGAAAGGCTTTAGACTGGTTAtagagattgcccaatcattccatccacacttgggatgagttggccgagaagttcattgcTAAATTCTTCTATCCGGGGTACATGGCTACACTAAGGGATGAAATTTTAgctttcaaacaagagcccaatgagccattgcacgcGATTTGGGAAGGATATCACACCTtggtcaaagaatgcccgaacaatgatatgaccgaggccatgatccaacagaccttctacagggggatcaacatAACAAATCAGtatgtggtaaatcaactcgttGGGGGTAACTTCATAAACACGCCTTATgctgaagcttgtgaaatcttagatgggatggcggacacctcttcggcatggcaaagtagagccaatgttcctcagggtgacccaaatgttattcaTCTACATAAggagctacatgatcatgggcaagctattggggagttgacaaccaccatgaaccaattgccCAAGGCTCAGCTTCAACATGTTCAAGGGTCAAAACAGATGAATGCtatggaaggggtgaacatgatggtaaacaagagacgaccacgaggtcaacaagtacaaaaacatccagaacaatttgagcaaagtaatagtAGGTATAATCAAGATGATTAATATGATTAGCAAGATGAAAaggttcaatatgtcaacaattatcaaggtcaaagaagcaatgctccaaatcaacaacaatggagatcacaaggaaactaAGGAAGctggaacaaccaaggccaccaaggaaattggagtggtgacaataataataatcaaagcaattggggtaaTCAAGGTAATTAAGGAAATTAgggaggaaataatcaaggtaattggggtggcaacaatcaaagcgattgggggaacaacaataatcaaggaagttggaacaatagcaatcaaggaaatcaggggtcgggctttcagaggcccccgatgtatcaacaaccaaacaacccgcctccatatccgtcgcaaggtcctagttcttccaatagtgaaatgggacggattgaaaacatgtttaagcaaatgatggagaaaaacgccgactctgatgcccaattagcctcccacaatacttctttccgcaacttggaggttcaacttggccaaaattctcaagctttaaatactcgcccaaagggggcactacctagtgatacagtggtgaacctgaaaggtgggaatacggggcatgcaatggccatgacaacaagaagtgggagaggtggagttgctagtacctcaaaccaaataaGACATGTGGGCGATGATATGTTGGTGAAAGATGATGATGATACAAGCAAtgatgttcaagctaatgaagaagaaaggattgatattgatgaaaatgtggaggagacacaagaagaagtgaacccgtctaggaagCACGTGACTGACATCCcgaaaccggtagtgccaaaggctaaggtaccaatgccaagtcctcctcctccataccctcaaagacttgcgaagcaaaacaatgagaatcaattcaagaaattcattgatatgatgaaaactTAGTCTATAAATATGCTGTTGGTTAAAGCTTTAGAACAAatgtcgggatatgccaagttcatgaaggatttagtAATAAAGAAGAGATTAATGAACtgtgaaatgatcaaaatgacatatcaagtgagtgctatggtgcactccatggctccaaagttggaagaccccggtgctttcacaatcccgtgcactattgggagtgccgatttcgccaacgctttatgtgatttgggggcaagcattaacttgatgccctattctgtgttcaaaacgttaggaattgggaaaccaaggcCCAaatccatgaggttgcaaatggcggatcagacaatgaaaaggccattgggaataattgatgatgtgttagttaggGTCGGCAAGTTCATCATTCCCGCAGATTTTAtgatacttgactgtgaggttgattacgaggtgccaatcattatggggagacctttccttgctacagggaaggccttagttgatgtggaagctggagagctcaccttccgggtgggcgatgaaaataTGGTATTCCATGTTTataaatcaatgaggcaaccaaatagcaacgaagtgtgtTTGTTCGTAGATCTcgtgaccgaagtaattgttgatgacacaagtgctgtGATAAATGTAGAAGATACCTTGGAaattgtgttgttgaatcatgatgaggatgagaaggaaggatttgtagaatgtgtcaatgctttgcaagtAATGGGATCAAATACTTATAagccccgaaaactttccttgtatctcgaaaaccggaagactccaccaacaaagccctcaatcgagaagcctcccaccttggagttaaagccattgcattcacacctcaggtatgagtttctaggccTTTGTtaaactttacctgttattatttcctCGTGcataactaacgtgcaggtagatgccacccttgcggtgcttcaaaggagaaagaaagcaataggttggacattggcagatattcggggtataagccccaccttttgcatgcacaaaatcattttggaggaggatgccaaatcctccgtggaacatcaaatacgattgaatgaggccattcaagaggtagtaaagaaagagatcatcaagtggttggatgccggggtgatttaccccatttccgatagttcgtggacctcgccggtgcaatgtgtcccaaagaaagggggcatgactgtgatcacaaatgacaaaaataaattgatccccacaagaactgtcaccgggtggagagtgtgcatagattatagaaagctcaacaaagttacacgaaaagaccattttccgcttccatttcttgatcaaatgttggataggttagcTAGACGTGCTAattattgcttcttggatggatattccGGATATAACTAGATTTTTATTGCACCTaaagaccaagagaagaccaccttcacttgtccatatggcactttcgcattctcgcggatgccattcagtttatgcaatgcaccgacaacttttcagcggtgtatgatgtccatcttcaccgatatagtggaggactttctcgaggttttcatggatgatttctctgtcGTGGGGGATTCTTTTGAACAGTGCTTGGATAACTTAGATAAGGTATTGGCACGTTGTGAAGAAACTAACTTTGTGCTGaactgggagaagtgtcactttatggtcaaGAAGGGCATTGTCCTAGGTCACATgatttccaagaatggtattgaggttgataaagcaaaaattgaagtgatatccaaactACCCCCTACTTCCATAAAGGGAGTGAgaagctttctaggtcatgcggggttttaccgccgattcatcaaggacttttctaaggtggtaaaccccttgtgcaaactcttggagaaagatgccaagttcctTGTCAATGAAGATTATATGAAGTCATTTGAGctactcaagtataagttgactaccactcctattattaccgcaccaaattggagcttaccatttgagctcatgtgtgatgcaagcgatgtGGCAGTTGGTGCGGTATTGGGGCAACAAATTAATAAGATCTTTCATCTGatctactatgctagcaagaccatgaatgaggcccaagtcaactatacggtgaccgagaaagaactcctagccattgtctttgctatggagaagttatgcccgtacctaatgggtacaaaggtgattgttcacactgaccatgcggcacttcgttatttgatgagcaagaaagactctaaggcaaggttaatgcggtgggtacttctattgcaagagtttgatctagagattcaagaccgaaagggtagtgagaatcaagtggcggaccacttgtcccgattggaggaggaggggaggccacatgatgtcCTTGAGATCAATGGATCATTTCTTGACGAACAACTCCTTTTcatttctatgactgggatgccatggtttgccgatgtggccaactatcttgtgagtggcattgttccgaatgagttctcctcaaaccaaaggaagaaactcaaacgggactgcctggactactattgggatgagccatatctctttaaaatttgtactgatggtgttatccgaagttgtgtaccagaagaagaacaattgggtattcttgaagcttgccactcttcgccacatggtggtcaccatggtagagcgagaactgctacaaaggtctTAAGCTGTGGATTCTATTGTCCTACCTTGTACAAAGAAGCTAGCGAGCTCGTTAAGCGTTGTGATGATTGCCAAAGAGCCGGTGGGATCTCCAAGAAAAGTGAGATgcattgatattttcgatgtgtggggcattgactTTATGGGTCCATTTGTCAACTCGTGTGGGAACACCTATATTCTTGTTGCTGTGGATTAcgtttctaaatgggttgaagctgtggattttcccaacaatgaagcacgaagtgtggtggctttcttggagaaaaacatattcacaaggttcggcaccccaagggccatcattagtgatgggggttcacatttttgcaacaaagcctttgatactttactctccaagtatggtgtcactcacaaggtgtcaacccctatcacccccaggcaagtggacaggttgaagtctccaacagggagatcaagagtattctatccaagactgtcaatgcaaatcggactgattggtcaaggaaacttgacaaTGCTCTTTGGTCCTATAGAATAGCTTACAAGattccaattggtatgtctccgtatcggttggtgtttgggaaagcatgtcaccttccggtggaattagagcataaggccatgtgggcgttgaagaaattgaaccttgaGTGAGATGTAGCTGCTAATCTTCGggtggagcaattgaatgaacttgatgagttctgGTTCCATGGTTACTccagttcgtccttgtataaggacaagatgaagtacctataTTATAAGTAtatccggaacaaagaattcaaagaaggtgacctttttcttttattcaactctcggttacggatgtttccgggaaagcatAAATCAatgtggagtggtccttttgaattGGTAA
The DNA window shown above is from Nicotiana tomentosiformis chromosome 8, ASM39032v3, whole genome shotgun sequence and carries:
- the LOC138897850 gene encoding uncharacterized protein translates to MSGYAKFMKDLVIKKRLMNCEMIKMTYQVSAMVHSMAPKLEDPGIGKPRPKSMRLQMADQTMKRPLGIIDDVLVRVGKFIIPADFMILDCEVDYEVPIIMGRPFLATGKALVDVEAGELTFRVGDENMVFHVYKSMRQPNSNEVCLFVDLVTEVIVDDTSAVINVEDTLEIVLLNHDEDEKEGFVECVNALQVMGSNTYKPRKLSLYLENRKTPPTKPSIEKPPTLELKPLHSHLRYEFLGLC
- the LOC138897851 gene encoding uncharacterized protein, whose translation is MSIFTDIVEDFLEVFMDDFSVVGDSFEQCLDNLDKVLARCEETNFVLNWEKCHFMVKKGIVLGHMISKNGIEVDKAKIEVISKLPPTSIKGVRSFLGHAGFYRRFIKDFSKVVNPLCKLLEKDAKFLVNEDYMKSFELLKYKLTTTPIITAPNWSLPFELMCDASDVAVGALASSLSVVMIAKEPVGSPRKVRCIDIFDVWGIDFMGPFVNSCGNTYILVAVDYVSKWVEAVDFPNNEARTANLRVEQLNELDEFWFHGYSSSSLYKDKMKYLYYKYIRNKEFKEGDLFLLFNSRLRMFPGKHKSMWSGPFELVNVTLFGALDLKNKYGEIFRVNWHRVKHYLGNDGHVVALLHFK